In one Bradyrhizobium sp. 4 genomic region, the following are encoded:
- a CDS encoding TetR/AcrR family transcriptional regulator — MRLRILEAAKQEFSAHGLAGARVDRIAANAGANKRMLYYHVGNKDELYLAVLEGAYDKIRSEERGLDLEHLDPPEAIRRLIEFTWNYFLRNPEFLSLLQTENLARAKHLKKSTKVKSMHSPFVEMIGTVVRRGVSGGDFKVAVDPVQLYISIAGLCFFYLSNSATLSVIFGRDLLAKDAKDERLDHMVGLVLAALTGQSAALLAMTKAPKSRAAVAQTA; from the coding sequence ATGCGGCTGCGCATTCTCGAAGCCGCCAAGCAGGAATTCTCGGCGCACGGGCTTGCCGGTGCGCGCGTCGACCGCATCGCGGCCAACGCCGGCGCCAACAAGCGGATGCTGTATTATCACGTCGGCAACAAGGACGAGCTTTATCTCGCGGTGCTCGAAGGCGCCTACGACAAGATCCGCAGCGAGGAGCGCGGGCTCGATCTCGAACATCTCGACCCGCCCGAGGCGATCCGCCGCCTGATCGAGTTCACCTGGAATTACTTCCTGCGCAATCCCGAATTCCTGTCGCTGCTCCAGACCGAGAATCTCGCGCGCGCAAAGCACCTGAAGAAATCGACCAAGGTCAAGTCGATGCACTCGCCCTTCGTCGAGATGATCGGCACCGTGGTGCGGCGCGGTGTGTCCGGCGGCGACTTCAAGGTCGCGGTCGATCCTGTCCAGCTCTACATCTCGATCGCGGGACTGTGCTTCTTCTATCTGTCGAACTCGGCGACACTCAGCGTGATCTTCGGTCGCGATTTGCTGGCCAAGGACGCCAAGGACGAGCGGCTGGACCACATGGTCGGCCTCGTGCTGGCGGCGCTGACGGGACAGTCGGCCGCACTGTTAGCGATGACCAAGGCGCCGAAGTCGCGCGCCGCGGTGGCGCAGACGGCGTAG
- a CDS encoding ABC transporter permease, producing the protein MAELKPQSAVSKMLNAAWIRPFLFLVFIVVAWDLAIRLFKIPAYQIPSPGDVIAVLRTDWPELLRQSWPTTYATVCGFALSALFGIPIAMLIAGSKTVESYVYPLLVFSQSVPKIAIAPLFVVWFGFGIIPKVISAFLLGFFPVVVSAVQGFKSVDPDMVDLARAMQGSRFQVFCAVNLPHALPAIFSGLKVSVTLAVVGAVVGEFVGSNSGIGYVMQRSIGTFDLPTMFAALVILALLGVILFWIVDRIEKLVIPWHVSQREDVIFAS; encoded by the coding sequence GTGGCTGAGCTGAAGCCGCAGAGTGCGGTGTCCAAGATGCTGAATGCGGCCTGGATCCGGCCGTTTTTGTTCCTGGTGTTCATCGTCGTGGCCTGGGACCTCGCGATCCGGCTGTTCAAGATTCCCGCCTACCAGATTCCGTCGCCGGGCGATGTCATTGCGGTGCTGCGCACCGATTGGCCGGAACTGCTGCGCCAGTCCTGGCCGACGACTTATGCAACCGTCTGCGGCTTCGCGCTCTCGGCGCTTTTTGGTATCCCCATCGCGATGCTGATCGCGGGCTCCAAGACAGTGGAGAGCTACGTCTATCCGCTGCTGGTGTTCTCGCAGTCCGTGCCGAAGATCGCGATCGCGCCGCTGTTCGTGGTGTGGTTCGGCTTCGGCATCATTCCGAAAGTTATCTCGGCGTTCCTGCTTGGGTTTTTCCCGGTGGTGGTCTCCGCTGTGCAAGGCTTCAAATCCGTCGATCCGGATATGGTCGATCTCGCCCGCGCCATGCAGGGCAGCCGCTTCCAGGTGTTTTGCGCGGTGAACCTGCCGCATGCGCTGCCGGCGATCTTCTCCGGCCTCAAAGTATCGGTGACGCTCGCCGTGGTCGGCGCCGTCGTCGGCGAGTTCGTCGGCTCCAATTCCGGCATCGGCTATGTGATGCAGCGCTCGATCGGAACCTTCGACCTGCCGACGATGTTCGCGGCCCTCGTGATCCTCGCGCTGCTCGGCGTCATCCTGTTCTGGATCGTGGACCGGATCGAGAAGCTGGTCATTCCCTGGCATGTCAGCCAGCGCGAGGACGTGATTTTCGCCTCTTAA